In one window of Helianthus annuus cultivar XRQ/B chromosome 17, HanXRQr2.0-SUNRISE, whole genome shotgun sequence DNA:
- the LOC110924789 gene encoding ankyrin repeat-containing protein ITN1 has product MSVIDPNAEDTSWMLKPLKRLRKKKFACNWATKLITLLVQNDTSWEKTESRLSKNKEKFHQYGKSSSTSQQEDIATAFESAMRLPDTPLMLATKHGCTEIVVEILEQYPQAIEHIDQDGHNILHVAILHRNLEVLDYVVSTEYATERLRGKIDHDANTLLHMVGEEEEDGDADLKGPAYVLQDNIRLFKKVEKLCTTLDRFKLNSRTKTVEQLFYENNNNRRAQAKEWMIENAKNYSVVAVLIATVAFAAEYTVPGGSNPKVGEPVLKEKPLFKFFTIADAMSLSAALTSVIMFLNVITSSYRFKDFEKALLRKMNAGITMLMISLAMLMVAFAATLILTISGGKKWTDITLYAISFFPVVIFTITYLGIEKIDLSNIYGFFKRKLKHMISHFFNQNPKPTVWYSGQQNTSTHRPSVI; this is encoded by the exons ATGTCAGTAATTGACCCAAATGCTGAAGACACAAGCTGGATGTTGAAACCATTAAAAAGGTTGCGGAAGAAAAAGTTTGCATGCAATTGGGCGACGAAACTTATTACATTGTTGGTACAAAATGACACATCATGGGAAAAGACTGAATCAAGGttatcaaagaacaaagaaaagTTTCACCAATATGGAAAGAGTTCATCTACTTCTCAACAAGAAGATATCGCAACAGCTTTCGAATCTGCTATGCGCTTGCCAGATACTCCATTAATGTTAGCAACGAAACACGGGTGTACAGAGATTGTTGTGGAAATACTAGAGCAATACCCACAAGCAATAGAACATATTGATCAAGATGGGCATAATATTCTACATGTAGCAATCTTACATCGTAACCTTGAAGTCCTTGATTATGTAGTTAGTACAGAGTATGCAACAGAGAGATTGAGAGGAAAGATAGATCATGATGCAAACACGTTGTTGCATATGGTTGGtgaagaggaagaagatggtgatgCTGATTTGAAAGGTCCTGCTTACGTTCTCCAAGATAATATACGGCTGTTTAAG AAAGTGGAGAAGCTATGTACTACACTGGATCGATTTAAACTGAATTCTAGAACAAAGACTGTTGAACAGTTATTTTATGAGAATAACAACAACCGTCGGGCACAGGCTAAAGAATGGATGATCGAGAATGCAAAGAATTACAGTGTTGTCGCAGTGTTGATCGCTACTGTTGCTTTTGCTGCTGAGTATACCGTACCTGGAGGTTCAAATCCAAAAGTGGGTGAACCAGTTCTCAAGGAAAAACCTTTGTTTAAGTTTTTTACTATAGCAGATGCAATGTCTCTGTCAGCAGCTTTAACATCAGTTATCATGTTTCTCAACGTTATCACATCATCATACCGGTTTAAGGATTTTGAGAAAGCACTTCTTCGTAAAATGAATGCTGGAATTACGATGTTGATGATCTCACTTGCGATGTTAATGGTTGCATTTGCGGCAACACTTATTCTAACCATTAGTGGTGGGAAGAAGTGGACTGACATCACCTTATATGCCATTTCATTCTTCCCGGTGGTTATTTTCACAATTACGTATTTGGGTATTGAAAAGATAGACCTTTCAAATATTTACGGGTTTTTCAAACGCAAGTTGAAACACATGATTTCACACTTTTTTAACCAGAATCCAAAACCCACAGTCTGGTATTCTGGACAACAGAACACTTCTACTCACCGTCCATCGGTTATTTGA